A portion of the Carya illinoinensis cultivar Pawnee chromosome 11, C.illinoinensisPawnee_v1, whole genome shotgun sequence genome contains these proteins:
- the LOC122282376 gene encoding glycine-rich cell wall structural protein 1.8-like — MANYKVLSIFGFLLLGLGICSATRALLTLEGPKHTPEFGHDVVHGTGVGYGGGGGLGGGSGYGDAGEHGVGGYGSGGGSGEGGGVGYGAVGGHGGGYGGGGGSGGSYGARGAGYGIGGGEGGGGGYGAGGEHGEGYGGGGGGGGGKGGGSGGVVGYGAGGEHGTGYGGGAGYGAGGDHGVGYGSGSGGGKGGGYGVGGEYGAGYGGGEGGGHGGGYGEGGEHGAGYGGGGGGGSGSGGGTSYGAGGAHEVGYGSGGGTGGGYGGGGTGYGGGGGYGSGSGYGVGVEHGVGYGGGGGSGSGGGTSYGAGGAHGGGYGSGGGTGGGYGGGGGYGGGGGYGSGSGYGVGVEHGVGYGGGGGSGGGGGHGGYSP, encoded by the coding sequence ATGGCTAATTACAAAGTTCTTAGTATTTTTGGCTTTCTGTTATTGGGTTTAGGCATTTGTTCTGCAACTAGAGCCCTCCTCACTCTTGAAGGACCTAAACACACTCCTGAGTTTGGCCATGATGTAGTACATGGCACAGGTGTCGGGTATGGTGGTGGAGGAGGATTAGGAGGTGGCTCTGGGTATGGAGATGCAGGGGAACATGGTGTTGGTGGCTATGGTAGTGGAGGCGGTAGTGGAGAAGGTGGTGGAGTAGGCTATGGAGCTGTTGGTGGACATGGTGGAGGATACGGAGGTGGTGGTGGCAGTGGCGGTAGTTATGGTGCAAGAGGAGCTGGATATGGAATCGGTGGTGGtgaaggaggaggagggggaTATGGAGCTGGTGGTGAACAtggggaaggatatggtggtggtggtggaggaggaggaggaaaggGTGGCGGTAGTGGTGGTGTTGTGGGATATGGAGCAGGAGGAGAGCATGGTACTGGTTATGGAGGTGGTGCCGGATATGGAGCTGGTGGTGATCATGGAGTTGGATATGGTAGTGGTAGTGGTGGAGGAAAAGGTGGTGGATATGGTGTAGGAGGGGAGTATGGTGCTGGTTATGGAGGTGGTGAAGGAGGAGGTCACGGTGGTGGCTACGGTGAAGGAGGAGAACATGGGGCTGGCTATGGAGGGGGAGGTGGTGGTGGGAGTGGCAGTGGTGGTGGGACAAGTTATGGTGCTGGTGGAGCACACGAAGTTGGATATGGAAGTGGTGGAGGAACAGGTGGAGgttatggtggtggtggtactggctatggtggCGGCGGCGGCTATGGTAGTGGTAGTGGCTATGGTGTTGGAGTTGAACATGGGGTAGGATATGGAGGTGGTGGGGGGAGTGGTAGTGGTGGTGGGACAAGTTATGGTGCTGGTGGAGCACATGGAGGTGGATATGGAAGTGGTGGAGGAACAGGTGGAGGttatggtggtggcggtggctatggtggtggtggtggctaTGGTAGTGGCAGTGGCTATGGTGTTGGAGTTGAACATGGGGTAGGATATGGAGGTGGTGGTGGGAGTGGTGGAGGTGGTGGCCATGGTGGCTATTCCCCTTGA
- the LOC122280470 gene encoding replication protein A 70 kDa DNA-binding subunit B-like yields the protein MWGRFVQDECKKISEMIETKPIILGTKIRVGSYNGLSLSSRPKSKFMINPVIPEATSLQEWAAINDLLLKSIIAKNLTHPSASLSSVGIREIIKNCDVAEFIKSLQPMAVKSYS from the exons ATGTGGGGTCGATTCGTGCAAGATGAATGCAAAAAAATCTCGGAAATGATTGAGACAAAGCCAATTATACTTGGAACCAAAATAAGAGTTGGTTCTtataatg GATTATCTCTATCATCACGTCCGAAAAGTAAATTTATGATCAATCCTGTTATTCCTGAGGCAACTTCATTGCAAGAGTG ggcagcgattaatgatttattactcAAGAGTATTATTGCAAAAAACTTGACACACCCATCTGCATCTCTATCTTCTGTTGGCATTCGGGAAATAATCAAGAATTGTGATGTTGCTGAATTCATCAAAAGTTTGCAACCCATGGCGGTAAAATCCTATTCTTAG
- the LOC122281784 gene encoding glycine-rich cell wall structural protein 1.8-like yields MASHKTLTLVFFVLLGFGICSATRALLTFQAGNAHVGHDNVVQAALGEHGVTGYGGGAGSGEGGGAGYGAAGGHGGGGGGGSGGGGGAANGLGGAGYGSGSGQGGGAGYGAGGQNGAGYGGGGGGGHGGGGGYGAGGENGAGYGSGAGSGYGAGGGNGAGSGGGGGGGRGGGGGGGYGAGGAQGGGYGSGSGSGGGFGAGGGASGGGGGGGSGGGGGGASGGVHGGGYGGGSGSGEGGGHGGYVP; encoded by the coding sequence ATGGCTTCCCACAAAACCCTTACTCTTGTTTTCTTTGTGTTATTGGGCTTCGGTATTTGTTCAGCAACTAGAGCCCTCCTCACTTTTCAAGCTGGAAACGCTCACGTTGGCCATGACAATGTTGTGCAAGCTGCTCTAGGAGAACATGGGGTAACTGGCTATGGAGGTGGTGCTGGCAGTGGAGAAGGTGGTGGTGCAGGATATGGAGCTGCGGGTGGACATGGCGGTGGAGGTGGCGGTGGtagtggaggtggaggtggagctgCTAATGGTTTAGGAGGTGCTGGATATGGAAGTGGTAGTGGGCAAGGAGGTGGTGCTGGATATGGTGCTGGTGGACAAAATGGGGCTGGATATGGTGGTGGGGGTGGTGGGGGAcatggaggtggaggtggataCGGTGCAGGAGGAGAAAATGGTGCCGGTTATGGAAGTGGTGCTGGTAGTGGTTACGGAGCAGGGGGAGGGAATGGTGCTGGCTCTGGTGGAGGAGGTGGTGGGGGgagaggtggtggtggtggaggaggctATGGTGCAGGAGGAGCGCAAGGAGGTGGGTATGGTAGTGGGTCAGGATCCGGTGGGGGTTTTGGTGCTGGTGGTGGAGctagtggtggtggtggtggaggtggtTCTGGTGGTGGCGGTGGCGGTGCTAGTGGAGGTGTCCATGGGGGTGGTTATGGAGGAGGTAGTGGGAGTGGAGAGGGTGGTGGACATGGCGGCTATGTCCCTTGA